In one window of Tenrec ecaudatus isolate mTenEca1 chromosome 3, mTenEca1.hap1, whole genome shotgun sequence DNA:
- the RPS3A gene encoding small ribosomal subunit protein eS1, with protein MAVGKNKRLTKGGKKGAKKKVVDPFSKKDWYDVKAPAMFNIRNIGKTLVTRTQGTKIASDGLKGRVFEVSLADLQNDEVAFRKFKLITEDVQGKNCLTNFHGMDLTRDKMCSMVKKWQTMIEAHVDVKTTDGYLLRLFCVGFTKKRNNQIRKTSYAQHQQVRQIRKKMMEIMTREVQTNDLKEVVNKLIPDSIGKDIEKACQSIYPLHDVFVRKVKMLKKPKFELGKLMELHGEGGSSGKTTGDETGAKVERADGYEPPVQESV; from the exons ATGGCGGTTGGCAAGAACAAGCGCCTTACCAAAGGTGGCAAAAAAGGAGCTAAGAAGAAAGT ggTTGATCCGTTTTCTAAGAAAGATTGGTATGATGTGAAAGCACCAGCTATGTTCAATATAAGAAATATTGGGAAAACACTAGTCACCAGGACTCAAGGAACCA AAATTGCATCTGATGGCCTCAAGGGTCGAGTttttgaagtgagccttgctgatcTACAGAACGACGAGGTTGCCTTTAGGAAATTTAAGTTAATTACCGAGGATGTTCAGGGCAAAAACTGCCTGACCAACTTCCACGGCATGGACCTGACGCGGGACAAGATGTGCTCCATGGTCAAGAAGTGGCAG ACCATGATTGAAGCTCATGTTGATGTCAAGACTACCGATGGGTATCTACTTCGTCTGTTCTGTGTTGGTTTTACTAAAAAACGCAATAATCAGATTCGGAAGACCTCGTATGCTCAGCACCAGCAGGTCCGCCAAATCcgaaagaaaatgatggaaatcATGACTCGAGAGGTGCAGACGAATGACTTGAAAGAAGTGGTCAATAAATT GATTCCAGACAGCATTGGGAAAGACATAGAAAAGGCTTGCCAGTCTATTTACCCTCTCCATGATGTGTTTGTCAGAAAAGTAAAGATGCTGAAAAAGCCCAAGTTTGAAT TGGGAAAACTCATGGAGCTTCATGGTGAAGGTGGCAGTTCTGGAAAAACTACTGGCGATGAGACAGGTGCAAAAGTGGAGCGAGCTGATGGCTATGAGCCACCAGTTCAAGAATCTGTTTAA